One segment of Massilia sp. Se16.2.3 DNA contains the following:
- a CDS encoding NAD kinase, translating to MFESDTAAHLGMPGIEALSVAEIGERAALAIVMGGDGTMLGIARQLAKYDIPLIGINLGRLGFITDIPVDRMLPALGEILQGKATAEKRTLLEGRVMRANDMIFCGVAVNDVVVARGSGAGMAELRVTVDGHFMYNQRSDGLIVSTPTGSTAYALSAGGPLLHPSLQGIVLVPIAPHALSNRPIAVPDTSEIVVEIVSGRDISVNFDMQTFASLQHGDEIVISRSPNTITFLHPEGWSYYHTLREKLHWHEYPSNDGKLK from the coding sequence GTGTTCGAATCCGACACCGCGGCCCACCTCGGCATGCCCGGCATCGAGGCGCTCAGCGTGGCCGAGATCGGCGAGCGCGCGGCGCTGGCCATCGTCATGGGCGGCGACGGCACCATGCTCGGCATCGCCCGCCAGCTGGCCAAGTACGACATTCCCCTTATCGGCATCAACCTCGGCCGGCTCGGATTCATTACCGACATCCCGGTCGACCGCATGCTGCCGGCGCTCGGCGAAATCCTGCAAGGCAAGGCCACCGCGGAAAAGCGCACACTGCTCGAAGGGCGTGTGATGCGCGCAAACGACATGATTTTCTGCGGCGTGGCCGTGAACGACGTGGTCGTGGCGCGCGGCAGCGGCGCCGGCATGGCGGAACTGCGCGTCACGGTCGATGGCCACTTCATGTACAACCAGCGCTCGGACGGCCTGATCGTCTCGACGCCGACCGGTTCCACGGCCTATGCCTTGTCGGCCGGCGGGCCGCTGCTGCATCCCAGTTTGCAGGGCATCGTGCTGGTGCCGATCGCGCCGCACGCGCTGTCGAACCGGCCGATCGCGGTGCCCGACACCAGCGAAATCGTGGTGGAAATCGTCAGCGGGCGCGACATTTCCGTGAACTTCGACATGCAGACTTTCGCCAGCCTGCAGCACGGCGACGAAATCGTCATCTCGCGTTCCCCGAACACGATTACCTTCCTGCATCCGGAAGGCTGGAGCTACTACCACACGCTGCGCGAGAAGCTGCATTGGCACGAGTATCCATCGAACGACGGCAAGCTGAAGTAG
- the grpE gene encoding nucleotide exchange factor GrpE, which produces MQDQENPEVMKQPEGDAAPAAEQAAPANGEPSLEEQLSATEAKLAEMHDAFMRAKAEGENIRRRAQDDVSKAHKFAIESFAEAMVPVRDSLEMALKVEAPTVESIKEGVEMTLKQLTTAFEKNRLVEVMPQPGDKLDPMKHQAVAVVPADQEANTVVTVLQKGYMIADRLLRPAIVTAAQPK; this is translated from the coding sequence ATGCAAGACCAAGAAAATCCAGAGGTGATGAAGCAGCCGGAAGGCGACGCCGCACCCGCAGCCGAACAGGCCGCTCCAGCAAATGGCGAACCGAGCCTGGAAGAACAGCTGAGCGCGACCGAAGCGAAGCTGGCTGAGATGCACGACGCTTTCATGCGTGCCAAGGCCGAAGGCGAAAACATCCGCCGCCGCGCCCAGGACGACGTCAGCAAGGCCCATAAATTCGCCATCGAAAGCTTCGCCGAGGCCATGGTGCCGGTACGCGACAGCCTGGAAATGGCGCTGAAGGTCGAAGCGCCGACCGTCGAGTCGATCAAGGAAGGCGTCGAGATGACGCTCAAGCAGCTCACCACCGCGTTCGAGAAGAATCGCCTGGTCGAAGTGATGCCGCAGCCAGGCGACAAGCTCGATCCGATGAAGCACCAGGCCGTAGCGGTGGTCCCGGCCGACCAGGAAGCCAATACCGTGGTCACCGTGCTGCAGAAGGGCTACATGATCGCCGACCGCCTGCTGCGTCCGGCCATCGTGACGGCGGCACAGCCGAAATAA
- a CDS encoding organic hydroperoxide resistance protein translates to MSIEKVLYRAKATSQGGREGTSRSDNGVLDVKLTTPKELGGNGATGTNPEQLFAAGYSACFLGALKFVAGQQKVQLPEDLTITGEVGIGQIPTGFGIEVDLTVHGPGMEQQQLQTLVDKAHIVCPYSNATRNNIDVRLKVTT, encoded by the coding sequence ATGAGCATCGAAAAAGTCCTGTACCGCGCGAAAGCCACCTCGCAGGGCGGCCGTGAAGGCACGTCCCGCAGCGACAATGGCGTGCTCGACGTCAAATTGACGACGCCGAAGGAACTGGGCGGCAATGGCGCGACCGGCACCAATCCCGAGCAACTGTTCGCGGCCGGCTATTCGGCCTGCTTCCTGGGCGCGCTGAAATTCGTCGCCGGCCAGCAGAAGGTCCAGCTGCCGGAGGACCTGACCATCACCGGCGAAGTCGGCATCGGCCAGATCCCGACCGGTTTCGGCATCGAAGTCGACCTCACGGTCCACGGTCCGGGCATGGAGCAGCAGCAGCTGCAGACGCTGGTCGACAAGGCCCACATCGTCTGCCCCTACTCGAACGCAACCCGCAACAACATCGACGTGCGCCTGAAAGTCACGACCTGA
- a CDS encoding DUF3667 domain-containing protein has translation MNTDTDPHRAPGFCPNCDSPLGGNFCQTCGQPARLHVPSAREFLHEFIAHYVALEGKLWKSLGMLLFKPGRLTREYIEGRRVPYVEPLRLYLSFSIIFFAIYKFGDYRWRSSTAPRARRRRRAEAAAQGKPPVEAPRAAAAPADPAVTTADGRNEVLDEVDKLNPTLGSKLRQFMALPRTDKDAAVRKAFFSYTPYAIFALMPLFAAYLKLLYLGSGRRYGEHLLFALHTNAFAFLALSLLLILPSGIPLVGTALTLWLMFYTPTAMRRVYGGGRLMTGLRWIALMTLHFFSMVLAVVAVTALGALA, from the coding sequence GTGAACACCGACACCGACCCGCACCGCGCCCCCGGCTTTTGCCCGAATTGCGACAGCCCGCTGGGCGGCAACTTCTGCCAGACCTGCGGCCAGCCGGCACGCCTGCACGTGCCGAGCGCGCGCGAGTTCCTGCACGAATTCATCGCCCATTACGTGGCGCTCGAGGGCAAGCTGTGGAAGTCGCTCGGAATGCTGCTGTTCAAGCCGGGCCGGCTGACGCGCGAATACATCGAGGGACGCCGCGTGCCCTATGTCGAGCCGCTGCGCCTGTACCTGAGCTTCAGCATCATCTTCTTTGCGATCTACAAGTTCGGCGACTACCGGTGGCGCAGTTCGACAGCGCCACGCGCGCGCCGACGCAGGCGGGCGGAAGCGGCAGCGCAGGGCAAGCCGCCGGTGGAAGCGCCCAGGGCGGCGGCGGCCCCGGCCGATCCCGCGGTGACGACCGCCGACGGTCGCAATGAAGTCCTCGACGAAGTCGACAAGCTCAACCCCACTCTGGGCAGCAAGCTGCGCCAATTCATGGCATTGCCGCGCACGGACAAGGACGCGGCCGTCAGGAAAGCCTTCTTCAGCTACACACCGTATGCGATCTTTGCCCTGATGCCGCTGTTCGCGGCCTACCTGAAGCTGCTGTACCTGGGTTCGGGCAGGCGCTATGGCGAACACCTGTTGTTCGCGCTGCACACGAATGCGTTTGCCTTCCTGGCGCTGAGCCTGCTCCTGATCCTGCCGTCCGGCATTCCCCTCGTCGGCACCGCGCTCACCCTGTGGCTAATGTTCTATACGCCCACGGCCATGCGCCGCGTGTACGGAGGCGGGCGCCTGATGACGGGACTACGCTGGATTGCCCTGATGACCTTGCATTTCTTCAGCATGGTGCTCGCCGTCGTGGCCGTCACTGCCCTGGGCGCCCTCGCCTGA
- the can gene encoding carbonate dehydratase, which produces MAKTPTGLTAADLFERNRAWAASMVEEDPNFFKDLASQQAPEYLWIGCSDSRVPANELVGMAPGELFVHRNIANVVVHSDLNCLSVMQFAVDVLKVKHIIICGHYGCGGVHAALTDTRVGLADNWLGHVRDVRDKHGRYLGNVAGQAATNRLVELNVAEQVINVAHTTIVRDAWERGQPLTIHSWVYGVHDGRLRDLGITVSSFEEIAPKLEVVLSGYRGNGEAG; this is translated from the coding sequence ATGGCAAAGACCCCGACCGGCCTGACCGCCGCCGACCTGTTCGAACGCAACCGCGCCTGGGCGGCGTCGATGGTCGAAGAGGATCCGAATTTCTTCAAAGACCTCGCTTCGCAGCAAGCCCCGGAATACCTGTGGATCGGTTGCTCGGACAGCCGCGTGCCGGCCAACGAACTGGTCGGCATGGCGCCGGGTGAGCTGTTCGTCCACCGGAATATCGCCAACGTGGTCGTGCATTCGGACCTGAACTGCCTGTCCGTGATGCAGTTCGCCGTCGACGTGCTGAAGGTCAAGCACATCATCATCTGCGGTCACTATGGCTGCGGCGGCGTGCATGCGGCGCTGACGGATACCCGCGTGGGACTGGCCGACAACTGGCTCGGTCACGTGCGCGACGTGCGCGACAAGCACGGCCGTTATCTCGGCAACGTGGCGGGCCAGGCCGCCACCAACCGCCTGGTGGAACTCAACGTAGCCGAGCAGGTCATCAATGTCGCCCACACGACCATCGTGCGCGACGCCTGGGAACGCGGCCAGCCGCTGACCATCCACAGCTGGGTCTACGGCGTGCACGACGGCCGCCTGCGCGACCTCGGCATCACGGTCAGCAGCTTCGAGGAAATCGCGCCGAAGCTCGAGGTGGTGTTGAGCGGCTACCGCGGCAACGGGGAAGCAGGGTGA
- a CDS encoding ABC transporter ATP-binding protein/permease: protein MLMLLIALMLVETKLAVMLNDQAGEMTSALAAKERGRFWTSVRACLAVLAFAVPVYAFYYYMRDLFANHWRRWLTGRFLDGYLKGRKYYALGADSELDNPDQRISEDINTFTGRSIHFLLIFLGSIMQLVAFSAVLWSISHLLVGVLTVYALVGTVIALWVFGNPLIRLNFWQLRREADFRFSLMRLRENAESIAFYRGEAQERAHIDSRFDKVFKNFAELIKKQRNLNFFQRTFSQLTLVLPGVILADGVLSGQLEVGRAIQAAGAFTAVLTAVGVIVDNFESLSRFVAGIDRLQALSRLVLQETAPESAALDTPPRIEKREAEHLALEALTLHPPQSTRVLIKGLSLVLKPGDALLITGDSGCGKSSLLRAIAGLWDTGSGTIHHPPLEQFFFLPQQPYLQHGTLRSQLIYPSASTTLSDEELLEILQQVHLPQLAERVGGLDAEQDWEKLLSVGEQQRLAFGRVLVHTPGIVILDEATSALDSKNEASLYGRLRENGTTLISIAHRPAVLRHHTHVLHLLGDGAWEVHEAQGYQFDGAMADAPADATAAQPVGAALVVAAA from the coding sequence ATGCTGATGCTCCTGATCGCGCTGATGCTGGTCGAAACCAAGCTCGCCGTCATGCTCAACGACCAGGCCGGCGAGATGACCTCGGCGCTGGCGGCCAAGGAGCGCGGCCGCTTCTGGACTTCGGTGCGCGCCTGCCTGGCCGTGCTGGCCTTCGCCGTACCCGTCTACGCCTTCTATTACTACATGCGCGACCTGTTCGCCAACCACTGGCGGCGCTGGCTGACGGGGCGCTTCCTCGACGGCTACCTGAAAGGCCGGAAATACTACGCGCTGGGCGCCGACAGCGAGCTCGATAACCCCGACCAGCGTATCAGCGAAGACATCAATACGTTTACTGGCAGGTCGATCCATTTTCTCCTGATCTTCCTTGGGTCGATCATGCAGCTGGTGGCCTTCAGTGCCGTGCTGTGGTCGATCTCGCACCTGCTGGTGGGCGTGCTGACGGTATATGCGCTGGTCGGCACGGTGATTGCCCTCTGGGTCTTCGGCAACCCGCTGATCCGGCTGAATTTCTGGCAGCTGCGGCGCGAAGCCGATTTCCGTTTCAGCCTGATGCGCCTGCGTGAAAATGCCGAGTCGATTGCCTTCTACCGCGGCGAAGCGCAGGAGCGCGCCCATATCGATAGCCGCTTCGACAAGGTGTTCAAGAATTTCGCCGAACTGATCAAGAAGCAGCGCAACCTCAACTTTTTCCAGCGTACCTTCAGCCAATTGACCCTGGTGCTGCCGGGCGTGATCCTGGCCGACGGCGTATTGTCGGGCCAGCTGGAAGTGGGCCGCGCGATCCAGGCGGCCGGCGCCTTCACCGCCGTGCTCACCGCCGTCGGCGTGATCGTCGACAATTTCGAAAGCCTGAGCCGTTTTGTCGCCGGTATCGACCGCCTGCAGGCCCTGTCGCGCCTGGTGCTGCAGGAAACCGCGCCCGAAAGCGCCGCGCTTGACACGCCGCCGCGCATCGAGAAGCGCGAGGCCGAGCACCTGGCGCTGGAAGCGCTGACCCTGCATCCGCCGCAGTCCACCCGGGTGCTGATCAAGGGACTGAGCCTGGTGCTGAAACCGGGAGATGCCCTGCTCATCACCGGCGACAGCGGCTGCGGCAAAAGCTCGCTGCTGCGCGCGATCGCGGGGCTGTGGGACACCGGCAGCGGCACCATCCACCATCCGCCGCTGGAACAATTCTTCTTCCTGCCGCAGCAACCCTACCTGCAGCACGGCACCCTGCGCAGCCAGCTGATCTACCCGAGCGCCAGCACGACCCTGAGCGACGAGGAGCTGCTGGAGATCCTGCAACAGGTGCACCTGCCGCAGCTGGCCGAACGGGTGGGCGGACTGGACGCGGAGCAGGACTGGGAAAAACTGCTCTCGGTCGGCGAGCAGCAGCGCCTGGCCTTTGGCCGCGTTCTGGTGCATACGCCTGGTATCGTCATCCTCGACGAAGCGACCAGTGCGCTCGACAGCAAGAACGAAGCCTCGCTCTACGGACGGTTGCGCGAGAACGGGACGACCCTGATCAGCATCGCGCACCGGCCGGCGGTGCTGCGCCACCATACTCACGTGCTGCATTTACTGGGGGATGGGGCGTGGGAGGTGCATGAGGCACAGGGGTATCAGTTCGATGGGGCGATGGCCGACGCACCGGCCGACGCGACCGCTGCGCAGCCGGTGGGGGCGGCGCTTGTGGTGGCAGCTGCGTAG
- a CDS encoding nucleotide pyrophosphohydrolase, whose product MNTDAGQGELARLRALVREFVDERDWDQFHTPKNLASALSVEAAELLEHFQWLQNGRAEELGANKLIEVRHEMADVLVYLVRLADKLDVDLMAAVEEKMVLNRAKYPADKVRGDARKYHEYKDA is encoded by the coding sequence GTGAACACTGACGCGGGGCAGGGCGAACTGGCCCGCCTGCGCGCGCTCGTGCGCGAGTTCGTCGACGAGCGCGACTGGGACCAGTTCCACACGCCGAAGAACCTGGCCTCGGCCCTGTCGGTGGAAGCGGCCGAGCTGCTGGAACACTTCCAGTGGCTGCAGAACGGCCGCGCCGAGGAGCTCGGTGCCAACAAATTGATCGAAGTACGGCACGAGATGGCCGACGTGCTGGTCTACCTGGTTCGCCTGGCCGATAAACTCGATGTCGACCTGATGGCGGCGGTCGAAGAGAAAATGGTCTTGAATCGCGCCAAATACCCGGCCGACAAGGTGCGCGGCGACGCGCGCAAGTACCACGAGTACAAGGACGCCTGA
- the hemH gene encoding ferrochelatase, whose protein sequence is MPFRKEPPHTHGSIAGSAIVLVNLGTPDAPTRKAVKRYLKQFLSDPRVVEIPRKVWWFILTFIILPFRSGASAKKYQTIWTREGSPLKVHTQKQAKLLGEMLEERGHEGVQVRMAMRYGSPSLPEVLDQLKQENCDRIAILPAYPQYSGTTTASIWDAVFEHYRHVRNVPELRLVKHYHDHDGYIAALADSVDNYWEANGRGQKLVMSFHGVPKRTLLRGDPYYCECQKTARLLAERLRLSPDEYLVTFQSRFGRAEWLQPYTAPTVQALAREGVGRVDVICPGFTSDCLETLEEISMEVKHDFEAAGGKEFHYIPCLNTSPSWIVGMAEIAEEHLIGWPTMMSPSQREAQRRDAELGREHAARLGA, encoded by the coding sequence ATGCCCTTTCGCAAAGAACCACCCCATACCCACGGCAGCATTGCCGGGAGCGCCATTGTCCTCGTCAACCTCGGCACGCCGGATGCGCCCACGCGCAAGGCGGTCAAGCGCTACCTGAAGCAATTCCTCTCCGACCCGCGCGTGGTCGAGATTCCGCGCAAGGTGTGGTGGTTCATCCTGACCTTCATCATCCTGCCGTTCCGCTCGGGGGCCTCGGCCAAAAAGTACCAGACCATCTGGACGCGCGAGGGATCGCCCCTGAAGGTGCATACGCAGAAGCAGGCCAAGCTCCTCGGCGAGATGCTGGAAGAGCGCGGCCACGAGGGCGTGCAGGTGCGCATGGCGATGCGCTATGGCTCGCCTTCGCTGCCCGAAGTGCTGGATCAATTGAAGCAGGAAAATTGCGACCGTATCGCGATCCTGCCGGCGTATCCGCAGTATTCCGGTACCACGACGGCGTCGATCTGGGATGCCGTGTTTGAACACTACCGCCATGTGCGCAACGTGCCCGAACTGCGCCTGGTGAAGCACTACCACGACCACGACGGCTATATCGCCGCGCTGGCCGACAGCGTGGACAACTACTGGGAAGCCAACGGCCGTGGCCAGAAGCTGGTGATGAGTTTCCATGGCGTGCCCAAGCGCACCTTGCTGCGCGGCGACCCGTATTACTGCGAATGCCAGAAGACCGCGCGCCTGCTGGCCGAGCGCCTGCGCCTGAGTCCGGACGAGTACCTCGTCACCTTCCAGTCGCGCTTTGGCCGCGCCGAATGGCTGCAGCCCTATACCGCGCCGACCGTGCAGGCGCTGGCGCGCGAGGGCGTGGGTCGGGTCGACGTGATCTGCCCGGGCTTTACCAGCGATTGCCTGGAGACGCTGGAAGAAATCTCGATGGAAGTCAAACACGACTTCGAAGCGGCGGGCGGCAAGGAGTTTCACTACATCCCTTGCCTGAACACGTCGCCGAGCTGGATCGTCGGGATGGCCGAGATTGCCGAGGAACACCTGATCGGCTGGCCTACCATGATGAGTCCGTCGCAGCGGGAAGCGCAGCGGCGCGATGCCGAACTGGGGCGCGAGCACGCGGCGCGGCTGGGAGCCTGA
- the gloA gene encoding lactoylglutathione lyase: MRILHTMLRVGDLQRSIDFYTKVLGMKLLRTSDNPEYKYKLAFLGYGSNPDHAELELTYNYGTDSYDMGTAYGHIAISADDIYATCDAVRAAGGNITREPGPVKGGSTVIAFVTDPDGYKIEFIQRKDHEGGAGLSN; encoded by the coding sequence ATGCGCATCCTTCACACCATGCTCCGCGTCGGCGACCTGCAGCGCTCGATCGATTTCTACACGAAGGTGCTCGGCATGAAACTGCTGCGTACCAGCGACAATCCCGAGTACAAGTACAAGCTGGCCTTCCTCGGCTACGGCAGCAATCCGGACCACGCCGAACTCGAGCTGACCTACAACTACGGTACCGACAGCTACGACATGGGCACCGCCTACGGCCACATCGCCATCTCGGCCGACGACATCTACGCCACCTGCGACGCCGTGCGCGCCGCCGGCGGCAACATCACGCGCGAGCCGGGCCCGGTCAAGGGCGGCAGCACCGTGATTGCTTTCGTGACCGATCCGGATGGCTACAAGATCGAGTTCATCCAGCGCAAGGACCACGAAGGCGGTGCCGGCCTGAGCAACTAA
- a CDS encoding PASTA domain-containing protein, with product MGYHLTILRSSHGKQLPISLDEARAAALELGWEYTDTPPTFSLTVPEGTVQLWHDDHALWTKNPEEWGMTPLVEFANALQARVRGEEFESYGANGEVCQHPDDVLLKQEAEQASGALLAQSRREQQRIRNVFVGFFIVLGVLGYVIGKSLENR from the coding sequence ATGGGTTACCACCTGACGATACTGCGCTCCAGCCACGGCAAGCAACTGCCGATCTCGCTCGACGAGGCCCGTGCCGCCGCACTCGAGCTCGGCTGGGAATACACCGACACGCCGCCAACCTTCAGCCTGACTGTACCCGAGGGCACCGTGCAGCTCTGGCACGACGACCACGCGCTCTGGACGAAGAATCCGGAAGAGTGGGGGATGACACCTCTGGTCGAATTCGCCAACGCTTTGCAGGCCCGGGTGCGGGGCGAGGAATTCGAAAGCTATGGCGCCAATGGCGAAGTGTGCCAGCATCCCGACGACGTGCTGCTCAAGCAGGAAGCCGAGCAGGCATCCGGCGCGCTACTGGCGCAATCCCGGCGCGAACAGCAGCGCATCCGCAATGTGTTCGTCGGCTTCTTCATCGTGCTGGGCGTCCTTGGCTACGTCATCGGTAAATCGCTCGAAAATAGATAG
- the dnaK gene encoding molecular chaperone DnaK, with amino-acid sequence MGKIIGIDLGTTNSCVAIMENGQPKVIENAEGARTTPSIIAYQEDGEILVGAPAKRQAVTNPKNTLFAVKRLIGRKYDEKEVQKDISLMPYQIAKADNGDAWVGVRDKKLAPPQISAEVLRKMKKTAEDYLGEEVTEAVITVPAYFNDSQRQATKDAGRIAGLDVKRIINEPTAAALAFGLDKTDKGDRKIAVYDLGGGTFDVSIIEIADVDGEKQFEVLSTNGDTFLGGEDFDQRIIDYIIDEFRKINGLDLSKDAIALQRIKASAERAKIELSSSQQTEINEPYIAMANGAPVHLNLKITRAKLESLVEELINKTIEPCRTAIKDAGVKVSDIDDIILVGGMTRMPKVLEKVKEFFGKEPRRDVNPDEAVAVGAAIQGSVLSGDRKDLLLLDVTPLSLGIETLGGVMTKMIHKNTTIPTKFSQVFSTADDNQPAVTIKVYQGEREIAAGNKGLGEFNLEGIPPAPRGTPQIEVTFDIDANGILHVGAKDKATGKENKITIKANSGLTEEEIQKMVKDAELNAEEDKKVKELAESRNQADALVHSTRKSLTEYGDKLDAGEKEKIEAAITDLEGSIKSGDKADIDAKVAALSTAAQKLGEKMYADMQAQQGGADAAAGAGQQAGGGDSAKADDVVDADFKEVKDAK; translated from the coding sequence ATGGGCAAAATTATCGGTATCGACCTGGGAACCACCAACTCCTGCGTCGCGATCATGGAAAACGGCCAGCCTAAGGTGATCGAGAACGCCGAAGGCGCGCGCACCACGCCGTCGATCATCGCGTACCAGGAAGATGGCGAGATCCTCGTTGGCGCGCCTGCCAAGCGCCAGGCCGTCACCAACCCGAAAAACACCCTGTTCGCCGTCAAGCGCCTGATCGGCCGCAAGTACGACGAAAAGGAAGTCCAGAAAGACATCTCCTTGATGCCGTACCAGATCGCCAAAGCCGACAACGGCGATGCGTGGGTCGGTGTGCGCGACAAGAAACTGGCTCCGCCGCAAATCTCGGCTGAAGTCCTGCGCAAGATGAAGAAGACCGCCGAAGACTACCTCGGCGAAGAAGTCACCGAAGCCGTCATCACCGTGCCGGCCTACTTCAACGACTCGCAGCGCCAGGCAACCAAGGACGCCGGCCGCATCGCGGGCCTGGACGTCAAGCGCATCATCAACGAACCGACCGCGGCCGCGCTGGCTTTCGGCCTGGACAAGACCGACAAGGGCGACCGCAAGATCGCCGTGTATGACCTCGGCGGCGGCACCTTCGACGTGTCCATCATCGAGATCGCGGATGTGGACGGCGAAAAGCAGTTCGAAGTGCTGTCGACCAACGGCGACACCTTCCTCGGCGGCGAAGACTTCGACCAGCGCATCATCGACTACATCATCGACGAGTTCCGCAAGATCAACGGCCTGGACCTGTCGAAGGACGCGATCGCCCTGCAGCGCATCAAGGCCTCGGCCGAGCGCGCGAAGATCGAACTGTCGTCGTCGCAGCAGACCGAAATCAACGAGCCGTACATCGCCATGGCGAACGGCGCGCCGGTCCACCTGAACCTCAAGATCACCCGCGCCAAGCTGGAGTCGCTGGTCGAGGAACTGATCAACAAGACGATCGAGCCATGCCGCACCGCCATCAAGGATGCCGGCGTGAAGGTCTCGGACATCGACGACATCATCCTGGTCGGCGGCATGACCCGCATGCCGAAGGTGCTGGAAAAGGTCAAGGAATTCTTCGGCAAGGAGCCACGCCGCGACGTGAACCCGGACGAAGCCGTGGCAGTGGGCGCGGCGATCCAGGGCTCGGTGCTGTCGGGCGACCGCAAGGACCTGCTGCTGCTGGACGTGACGCCGCTGTCGCTGGGTATCGAAACCCTGGGCGGCGTGATGACCAAGATGATCCACAAGAACACCACGATCCCGACCAAGTTCTCGCAGGTGTTCTCGACCGCCGACGACAACCAGCCGGCCGTCACCATCAAGGTCTACCAGGGCGAGCGTGAAATCGCGGCGGGTAACAAGGGCCTGGGCGAATTCAACCTCGAAGGCATCCCGCCGGCACCACGCGGCACCCCGCAGATCGAAGTGACCTTCGACATCGACGCCAACGGCATCCTGCACGTGGGCGCGAAAGACAAGGCCACCGGCAAGGAAAACAAGATCACCATCAAGGCCAATTCGGGTCTGACCGAAGAGGAAATCCAGAAGATGGTGAAGGACGCCGAGCTCAATGCCGAGGAAGACAAGAAGGTCAAGGAACTGGCCGAGTCGCGCAACCAGGCCGACGCGCTGGTGCACTCGACCCGCAAGTCGCTGACCGAATACGGCGACAAGCTCGACGCCGGCGAGAAGGAAAAGATCGAAGCGGCGATCACCGACCTGGAAGGCTCGATCAAGTCGGGCGACAAGGCCGACATCGACGCCAAGGTCGCGGCACTGTCGACCGCTGCGCAGAAGCTGGGCGAGAAGATGTACGCCGACATGCAGGCGCAGCAGGGGGGTGCTGATGCCGCCGCCGGCGCGGGCCAGCAGGCCGGTGGCGGCGACTCGGCGAAAGCCGACGATGTCGTCGACGCCGACTTCAAGGAAGTGAAAGACGCGAAGTAA
- a CDS encoding OsmC family protein: protein MTIKRNGSAVWSGGLKDGKGAVSTGSGVLKDSQYGFNTRFEDGPGTNPEELIGAAHAGCFTMALSGQLGQAGMTAQELRTTATVSMEKVEGGFSITAVHLDLVAKIPGASQEAFDKAAQTAKENCPVSKLLNAEISLTSRLES from the coding sequence ATGACCATCAAACGCAATGGCAGCGCCGTCTGGAGCGGCGGCCTGAAGGACGGCAAGGGCGCCGTTTCCACCGGCAGCGGCGTACTCAAGGATTCGCAATACGGCTTCAATACCCGCTTCGAGGACGGCCCCGGCACCAATCCCGAGGAACTCATCGGCGCGGCCCATGCGGGCTGCTTCACGATGGCGCTGTCGGGCCAGCTGGGCCAGGCCGGCATGACGGCGCAGGAACTGCGTACCACGGCGACGGTGTCGATGGAGAAGGTGGAGGGCGGCTTCTCGATCACCGCCGTGCACCTCGACCTGGTGGCGAAGATTCCCGGCGCCAGCCAGGAAGCCTTCGACAAGGCGGCGCAAACGGCGAAGGAAAATTGCCCGGTGTCGAAGCTGCTCAATGCCGAGATCAGCTTGACGTCGCGGCTGGAGAGCTGA